In Populus trichocarpa isolate Nisqually-1 chromosome 16, P.trichocarpa_v4.1, whole genome shotgun sequence, a genomic segment contains:
- the LOC7486515 gene encoding uncharacterized protein LOC7486515 isoform X2 → MWRQNSLLSLQAVSFFFLQIPHPSSLLNLFSFPLLFLFLQILMAETSALCLSPFSSLPSNIYRSREPNSYLSFASPFKSSASHSRSSRSIRFTCKASDSGNFLGDESLGFFPWSDGDNDIEWVREERITLFTTDGLVQIGGSVVPRLVASSNRKRGKSKTSQRFQRFQESDYMDPNQGLCLGALFDIAATNGLDTGRRLCIFGFCRSIEMLSDVVEDTVLEHGGEVVTAEKAIKGGLHEKLTMTVAVPYLWGVPPASETLRLAVRSGGGIVQKVYWQWDFL, encoded by the exons ATGTGGCGTCAAAACTCTCTCCTTTCCCTTCAGGCCGTTTCCTTCTTTTTCCTCCAGATTCCCCATCCTTCCTCTCTCTTgaatcttttttcctttcctcttctgtttctgtttcttcaAATTCTAATGGCAGAAACCTCTGCTCTTTGTTTATCTCCCTTCTCTTCCCTCCCTTCTAACATTTATCGTTCCAGAGAACCCAATTCATATCTCTCCTTTGCCTCTCCTTTTAAATCCTCAGCTTCGCACTCTCGCTCCTCTCGCTCCATTCGATTCACTTGTAAAGCTTCAGACTCTGGCAACTTCCTCGGCGATGAATCTCTTGGTTTCTTTCCTTGGTCCGATGGCGACAACG ATATTGAATGGGTTCGGGAAGAAAGAATCACGCTTTTCACAACTGATGGGCTCGTTCAGATTGGAGGCTCTGTAGTTCCTCGACTTGTCGCTTCTTCCAAC AGGAAGCGAGGGAAATCAAAAACTTCTCAGAGATTTCAACGTTTTCAAGAGAGTGATTAcatggatccaaatcaaggctTATGCTTGGGTGCACTCTTTGATATTGCAGCAACTAAT GGACTTGATACGGGGAGAAGGCTTTGTATCTTTGGGTTTTGCCGATCGATTGAGATGTTGAGTGATGTTGTAGAAGACACTGTTTTGGAGCATGGTGGGGAG GTCGTGACTGCAGAGAAGGCCATCAAAGGTGGATTGCACGAAAAGCTAACAATGACGGTGGCAGTGCCATATCTTTGGGGGGTTCCACCTGCTTCCGAAACACTCCGTCTTGCTGTGCGGAGTGGTGGAGGGATTGTACAGAAGGTTTATTGGCAATGGGATTTTTTGTAA
- the LOC7486515 gene encoding uncharacterized protein LOC7486515 isoform X1 — protein MWRQNSLLSLQAVSFFFLQIPHPSSLLNLFSFPLLFLFLQILMAETSALCLSPFSSLPSNIYRSREPNSYLSFASPFKSSASHSRSSRSIRFTCKASDSGNFLGDESLGFFPWSDGDNDIEWVREERITLFTTDGLVQIGGSVVPRLVASSNRKRGKSKTSQRFQRFQESDYMDPNQGLCLGALFDIAATNGLDTGRRLCIFGFCRSIEMLSDVVEDTVLEHGGEAGHLEFLQVGCRMMQQVHIGLVFS, from the exons ATGTGGCGTCAAAACTCTCTCCTTTCCCTTCAGGCCGTTTCCTTCTTTTTCCTCCAGATTCCCCATCCTTCCTCTCTCTTgaatcttttttcctttcctcttctgtttctgtttcttcaAATTCTAATGGCAGAAACCTCTGCTCTTTGTTTATCTCCCTTCTCTTCCCTCCCTTCTAACATTTATCGTTCCAGAGAACCCAATTCATATCTCTCCTTTGCCTCTCCTTTTAAATCCTCAGCTTCGCACTCTCGCTCCTCTCGCTCCATTCGATTCACTTGTAAAGCTTCAGACTCTGGCAACTTCCTCGGCGATGAATCTCTTGGTTTCTTTCCTTGGTCCGATGGCGACAACG ATATTGAATGGGTTCGGGAAGAAAGAATCACGCTTTTCACAACTGATGGGCTCGTTCAGATTGGAGGCTCTGTAGTTCCTCGACTTGTCGCTTCTTCCAAC AGGAAGCGAGGGAAATCAAAAACTTCTCAGAGATTTCAACGTTTTCAAGAGAGTGATTAcatggatccaaatcaaggctTATGCTTGGGTGCACTCTTTGATATTGCAGCAACTAAT GGACTTGATACGGGGAGAAGGCTTTGTATCTTTGGGTTTTGCCGATCGATTGAGATGTTGAGTGATGTTGTAGAAGACACTGTTTTGGAGCATGGTGGGGAG GCGGGTCATTTGGAGTTTCTGCAAGTGGGTTGCAGGATGATGCAACAG GTTCACATAGGGCTAGTGTTTAGCTGA